The DNA sequence CAGGAGCATGGAGTCGCAGCCGACGACCACGCAGTCGGTCGCCACGTCCGCAGGCAGCGCATCGACCACGCTGGCGGCCTTGGCCGCGGCCAGTGCGCACACCACCTGATCGGGCGGGGCGGCGGCGCCGAGCGCGGCGACGATCGCGTCCTCGTCGACACCGGAGACGAGCACCACCGGCTCGATTCCGGCCTGCCGCAACACTTTCAGCCGGCCCGACGAGGCCGACCCGAGGACGACCCGGGTCACCTCCGCATGTGGGTGCGCTCCAACAGCGTGACGCGTTGCCAGCTGGTCACGTCGTAGCGCAGCTTGCCGACCGGGTGCCCCCAGGGGTTGAACTCCTGCGGACCCGGCTCGGTGTGGCCGCCGCCGGCGCCGGCGAGCACCGCGGCCAGCGCGGCGATCTCCTCGTCGCTCGGCGCCCCCTTGAGGATCTGGATGTGGGGGTCCGCCGCCGGAGGCAGGTCGATGGTCAGCTGACGGTGATCGCTGACCTCGGTGATGTCGGTGTCCTGCGACATGGGTCTCCTGAGGGAATCGGCGCTGAGATCTAGAGCGGGATGTTGCCGTGCTTCTTGGGCGGCGTCTGGGTGATCTTGCGCTCCAGCAGGCGCAGCGCGGTGGCGATGTAGCCGCGGGTGTGCGACGGCGGGATGACCGCGTCGACGTACCCGCGCTCGGCCGCGATGTACGGGTTGACCAGCGTGTCCTCGTACTCCTGCTGCAGCTGCAGGCGCAGCGCGTCGACGTCCTTGCCTTCCTTCGCCGCTTCCTTGAGTTGCTGGCGGTACACGAAGCCGACCGCACCCGAGGCGCCCATGACCGCGATCTGCGCCGTCGGCCACGCGACGTTGACGTCGCAGCCCATGTCCTTGGAGCCCATGACGCAGTACGCGCCGCCGTAGGCCTTACGGGTGATGACGGTGATCTTGGCGACGGTCGCCTCGCCGTAGGCGTAGAGCAGTTTGGCGCCGCGGCGGATGATGCCGTTGTACTCCTGCTCGGTGCCCGGCAGGAAGCCCGGGACGTCGACCAGCATCACGATCGGGATGTTGAAGCAGTCGCAGGTCCGCACGAAGCGCGCGGCCTTCTCCGAGGCGTTGATGTCGAGGCATCCGGCGAACTGGGTCGGCTGGTTGGCGACGATGCCGACCGGACGGCCGTCGATGCGGCCGAAGCCCACGATGATGTTGGAGGCGTAGCCCTCCTGGATTTCCAGGAACTCGTCGTCGTCGAGGATGCGGGTGATGACCTCGTGCATGTCGTACGGCTGATTCGGGGAGTCCGGGATCAGCGTGTCGAGCTCGAGATCCTCCTCGGTGAGGGTTTCCTCGATGGGACCCGCCGGTGCGGGCGAAGGGTAGCGCGGCGGATCGGCGTAGTTGTTCGGCGGCAGGTAGGACAGCAGATCGCGCACGTAGTCGAACGCGTCCTGCTCACCGGAGGCGACGTAGTGGGCCAGGCCCGACTTGGCCATGTGGGTGTGGCCGCCGCCGAGCTCCTCCATGGTCACCTCCTCGCCGGTGACCGTCTTGATGACGTCCGGGCCGGTGATGAACATCTGGCTGGTCTTGTCGACCATGATCACGAAGTCGGTGAGTGCGGGGGAGTAGACGTGTCCGCCCGCCGCGGCGCCCATGATCAGCGAGATCTGCGGGATGACGCCCGAGGCCTTGATGTTGTTGTGGAAGATCCGGCTGTACAGGCCGAGCGAGACGACGCCCTCCTGGATGCGAGCGCCTGCGCCGTCGTTGATGCCGATGAGCGGGCGGCCCGTCTTGATCGCCAGCTCCTGCACCTTGACGATCTTCTCGCCGTACACCTCGCCGAGGCTGCCGCCGAAGACGGTGGCGTCCTGGCTGAAGATGCAGACCTCGCGGCCGTCGATGGTGCCGTACCCGGTGACCACGCCGTCGCCTGGCGGCCGGTTGGCCTGGAGGCCGAAGTTGGTGCTGCGGTGCTTGGCGAGCGCGTCGAGTTCGACGAAGGAGTCCTCGTCGAGCAGGGCGAGGATGCGCTCGCGGGCCGTCAGCTTGCCCTTGGCGTGCACCTTCTCGACGGCGGCCTCACCGACGGGGTGCTGTGCCTCTTCGGTGCGCTTTCGCAGATCAGCCAGCTTGCCTGCCGTGGTGTGAATGTCGATCTCGTGGGCGCCGGAGGGCGCAGAAGGATCAGTCACGCTCGTCATGGCACCTGATGCTATGCGACTTGGTTCGCGAACCTTCACGATGCCCTTAGAAAACACCGCGTGGCCCTTAGAAAACACCGCGTGCCCTTAGAAACCCTGGGAAACGGGCGCTGCGCGCCGGTTCGGGCGCCGCCGCGGCCCACCGGGATGGTTGCGCCGGTCAGCAAATCGATTCCGGTCGGGTCAGGGAGAGCTGGGGCGCTGTGTGGACGTCGAGAACCGCGTAGAAACGGCGGTTATTCGACCGATTGTTTGCGCCCGTCCGCGGGTATCGGAATTACGCGGCGCGCAGATTTAGCGAAGAACTCGCTGACGCGCGCGTCGAATTGTGCCATTGACGCCGACGTAAGTCAACGATTACCTGGTAGCGGCTCGGGGAATCGCAGCGTACGGGTGCGCAGCGGGGGTGTCGGAGTGCGACGAATACCAGAACCTCAACGACGAAACACGAATTAACAAATTCGACTGCTCGCCGCCGAGCGGTTTCGTGATCATCTTGAGATGATCATGCGAGGTCGGTTAGAGTCGCGTGGGAGTAATTGAACATCGGGGGGGACCGCATGACCGCGGTGAATGACGATCTTGATCTGACAGCAAAGGTGGTAGCCGAGCCGGGGAGGGTACCGCTCTGGCAGCGGGGCTACGCGCGCCGCCTGGTGGCCGTGGATCTGGCGGGTGTCGTTCTCGCCGTCGGTGCTGCTCAGTGGCTTCGTTTCGGGAGTCTGCCGGGCGAGACCGACACGTATCCGAACTTCGCGTACTCGGTGTTGTCGGTCGTCATCGCCGTCGGGTGGATGCTGGCGCTGTCGATCAACCGGGCGCGTTCACCCCGGGTGATCGGCTCGGGCGCCGAGGAGTACCGGCGGGTGTGGTTGGCCACGCTGGCGGTCTTCGGCACGGTGGCGATCGTCTCGATGCTCTTCAAACTCAACATCGCGCGCGGCTACCTGATGATCGCCCTGCCCATCGGCCTCACGACGTTGATGCTCTTCCGGTGGATCGCCCGCCAGATCGTCTCGTCGGTGCGCGAGAAGTACGGGCGGTGCATCACCCGCCTGCTCGTGGTGGGCAATCCGCATGCCATTCGCGACCTGACGAAATCCCTTTCGCGCGAGTCGAAGTCAGAGTACCTCGTCGTGGGCGCCTGCGTCCCCAGCGGTTTCGCCAAGTCGGAACTCGACATTCCGGGTGTCGGCTCCATTCCCACTTTCGGTGACGAGACGAACGTCGTCGGGGCGGTGACCGCCACGCAGAGCCACGCCGTCGCCGTGACCGCCACCGAACGGCTCGACGGCCGCGGGATGCGCAACCTGTCCTGGGAACTGGAGAAACTCGACATCGACCTGCTGGTCGCACCGGGTGTCGTCGACGTCGCCGGTCCGCGGCTGACCATGCGCCCGGTCGCCGGCCTCCCGCTGATCCATGTCGAGAAGCCGCAGTACAACGGCGCCAAGCGCTTCCAGAAGCGCCTCTTCGACATGGTCTTCGCCAGCACCGTGCTGCTGCTCGGCTCGCCGATCCTGATCGCGGTCGCCATCGCGGTCAAACTGACCAGCCGGGGTCCGGTCTTCTACCGCTCCGAGCGCATCGGTCTCGACGGGCATCCGTTCGAGATGATCAAGTTCCGCACGATGGTCGACGGGGCCGACAAGATGTTGCCCAAGCTGGCGGCGCTCAACGAGAGCGAAGGCGGGGTGCTGTTCAAGATCCGCGAGGATCCCCGGGTCACGCCGCTCGGCCGGCTGCTGCGCAAGTACAGCATCGACGAACTGCCGCAGTTCATCAACGTCCTCAAGCGCGATATGAGCGTCGTCGGCCCGCGGCCGCCGCTGGCCACCGAGGTCAAGACCTACGACGACCACGTCAAGCGGCGCCTGCTGGTCCGGCCCGGAATCACCGGCCTGTGGCAGGTCAGCGGCCGCTCCGACCTGTCCTGGGAGGACTCGGTCCGGCTCGACCTGTTCTACGTCGAAAACTGGTCGATGATCTCCGACCTGCAGATCGCGTTCAAAACCGTCAAGGCGATGCTGCGCCATTCCGGCGCCTACTGAACCCGATAAGGCCTCGGCCGCCCCGCGTCTGAGTACAGTGCTGCCGTGGGCTACCCGGACAACGTGCTGGCCAGCGACGAGCAGGTGGTCCTGCACCGGCATCCGCACTGGAAACGACTGATCGGCGCCGTACTGGTGCTGCTGTTCACCAGCGCCGCGGCCGCGTTCATCGCGGGCTACGTCACCACGCTGCAGTGGGACGCCACCGCGAAGAACGTGATCTACCTCGTCATCGGCGCGATCTGGCTGGTGCTCGTCGGCTGGCTGACCGTATGGCCGTTCCTGACCTGGTGGACAACGCATTTCGTCATCACCGATCGGCGGGTGATGTTCCGGCACGGTCTGCTCACCCGCGCCGGGATCGACATCCCGTTGGCGCGCATCAACAGTGTGGAGTTCCGGCACGGCCTGCTGGACCGGATGGTGCGCACCGGCACGTTGATCATCGAGTCAGCGGCGCAGGACCCGTTGGAGTTCCACGACATTCCGCGCGTGGAACACGTGCACTCACTGCTGTATCACGAAGTCTTCGACACCCTGGGGTCCGAGGAGTCGCCCAGCTGACCGAGTTCGTCGCGCCGGCGGGCCGGCCGCCGCAACGGCGTCACGGTGCCGGTCTGGTCATCCTCGCCGGCGTGCGGTTCGGCATGGCTCTCGACGGCGTCCTCCATCGCTTCGGCGATACCGCCGCTGGTGAGGGTCGACTCCAGGGCCTTGTCGGGGTTGCGGCCGAACTCCTCCGGGAACACCCAGCGGCGGAACGCCCAGAACCGGAACGCCATCTGCAGCAGGTTGCCGAGGATGTACGCCGAGATGAAGTCGGCGATGTTCTCGATGGTCAGCGACACCTCGGGCACCCGCAGCCCGAGCACGTAGCTCGAGAAGTACAGCGGGAGCATGCTGAGCAGCACCCCCACACCGCTGAATCCGAAGAACAGCAGCGCCTCGTGATGCCGCTCACGTCCACCGCGGTCGCGGAAACTCCACTCGCGATTGAGGATGTAGGACGCGATGACCGCGACGATGCCGGCGATGATCTTCGCCGTCACGGGTTTGGGTTCGAGAATCGTCAGCTTGAGCGTGAAGAAGATCGCCGAATCGATGACGAACGTGGTCGCGCCGACGATCGCGAATTTGATCAGCTCATGGTGCCGCTCGGCGTACGGCCGGACGGGCCGCGGCAGCCTCTTGATCGTCGCATCGGCGAAGGACACAAAGAGGCAGTCTACGTAACCGGGACACCCGATGTCGTATCGCTGCTTCGTTCCTGGTCAACGGCGCCGGTCGCGGCCATGACACGATAAGCGGCGTGCCGAGTACTAGTTCTTCGCCACCCGTGGTGGCCATGATCGGCGGGGGCCAACTCGCCAGGATGACCCATCAGGCCGCGATCGCGCTGGGGCAGAGCCTGCGCGTGCTCGCGACCGGTCCGCAGGAACCCGCCGCGATGGTGACCCCCGACGTGGTGATCGGATCCCACACCGACATCGATGCGCTGCGACGCGCGGCCGCCGGGGCGACGGTGCTGACCTTCGACCACGAACACGTCCCCACCGAGGCGCTCGAGACGTTGGTGGCCGAGGGAGTCAACGTGGCGCCGCCTCCCGAGGCGCTGGTGCACGCACAGGACAAGCTGGTGATGCGGCGCCGCCTCGAGGCCATGGGCGCCCCGATCCCGCGCTACACCGCGATCGACACCGTCGACGACGTGGTGGCCTTCTCCGCCGAGGTGGGCGGCCCGGTGGTGATCAAGACGGTGCGCGGCGGCTACGACGGCCGCGGCGTGGTGCTGGCGGCCGATGTCGACGAGGCGCGTGCGGTGACCGCGCGCTATCTGGCCGACGGTGTGCCGGTGCTGGCCGAGGAACGCGTCGAGATGCGCCGCGAGTTGGCCGCCGTGGTGGCCCGCTCACCGTTCGGGCAGGGCGCGGCCTGGCCGGTCGTGGAGACCGTGCAGCGCGACGGCATCTGCGTGGTCGTGCTGGCGCCGGCGCCCGAGCTGTCCGACGAGTCGAGTGCGAGCGCCCAGCAGCTGGCGCTGCGGCTGGCCGCCGAACTCGGGGTGGTGGGCGTGCTGGCCGTCGAACTCTTCGAGACAGCCGACGGTCGGCTCCTGGTCAACGAACTCGCCATGCGGCCGCACAACTCCGGGCACTGGAGTATGGACGGTGCCGTCACCAGCCAGTTCGAACAGCACGTCCGCGCGGTGCTGGACTATCCGCTCGGCGATACGGCGCTGCTCGCCCCGGCCACCGTCATGGCCAACGTGCTGGGCGCGCCACAAACGCCGGCGATGACGATGGACGAACGCGTCCACCACCTGTTCGCCCGGATGCCCGACGCCAAAGTCCACCTGTACGGCAAGGGGGAGCGGCCGGGCCGCAAGATCGGCCACGTCAACATCACCGGCGACGACTTCGCGGTGTTGCGCGAACGTGCCGAGCGCGCCGCGCACTGGCTCTCCCACGCGGAGTGGACCGACGGATGGGATCCGCACGGTGCCGATGTCCGCGGTGACGACAGGGAAGGACTATCGAGGTGAACGCACCGGCACCGCGCGTCGGGGTCATCATGGGCAGCGACAGCGACTGGTCGGTGATGGAGGCGGCCGCCGAGGCGCTCGCCGAGTTCGAGGTGGCGTTCGAGGTCGGCGTGGTGTCCGCGCACCGCACCCCCGGCCGCATGCTGGACTACGCGCGCACCGCCGCGGACCGTGGGATCGAGGTGATCATCGCCGGTGCGGGCGGGGCGGCCCACCTACCCGGCATGGTGGCCTCGGCCACGCCGCTGCCGGTGATCGGGGTACCGGTGCCGCTGGCCCGGCTCGACGGGCTGGACTCGCTGCTGTCGATCGTGCAGATGCCGGCCGGGGTGCCGGTGGCCACGGTGTCGATCGGGGGCGCGCGCAACGCGGGGCTGCTGGCCGTGCGGATCCTGGCGACCGCGGACCCCGCACTGCGCGCGCGCATGGTCCGGTTCCAGGAGGATCTCGAACGGCTGGTGCTGCAGAAGGACGAAGCGCTGCGGGACCGGCTACTCGGTGGGGACTGAGCGCAGGTAAAGTTACCGGCGAGTAGCAAGGAGGTCACGATGGCTGGTTGGAGCGGTAACCCGTCCTTCGACGTGTTCCAGTTGCCGGAGGAGCACCAGGAACTGCGCGCGGCGATCCGCGCACTCGCCGAGAAGGAGATCGCCCCGTACGCGGCGGACGTCGACGAGCAGATGCGGTTCCCCGAGGAAGCCCTGCAGGCGCTCAACGCGTCCGGCTTCAACGCGGTGCACGTGCCGGAGGAATACGGCGGACAGGGCGCCGACTCGGTCGCGGCGTGCATCGTGATCGAAGAGGTCGCACGTGTCGACGCGTCGGCGTCGCTGATCCCCGCCGTCAACAAGCTCGGCACGATGGGACTCATCCTGCGCGGCTCCGAGGAGCTCAAGCAGAAGGTGCTGCCCGACCTCGTCGAGGGGCAGCTCGCGTCCTACGCGCTCTCCGAGCGGGAGGCCGGTAGCGACGCGGCGTCCATGCGCACCCGCGCCAAGGCCGATGGCGACGACTGGATCCTCAACGGCGCCAAGGCGTGGATCACCAACGGCGGCAAGTCGTCCTGGTACACCGTGATGGCCGTGACCGATCCGGACAAGGGCGCCAACGGTATCTCGGCGTTCATGGTCCACATCGACGACGAAGGTTTCACCGTCGGGCCCAAGGAACGCAAGCTCGGTATCAAGGGGTCCCCGACCACCGAGTTGTACTTCGAGAACTGCCGTATCCCGGGCGACCGGATCGTCGGTGAGCCCGGCACCGGATTCAAGACCGCGCTCGCGACGCTCGACCACACGCGTCCGACCATCGGTGCGCAAGCCGTCGGTATCGCCCAGGGTGCGGTGG is a window from the Mycolicibacterium litorale genome containing:
- a CDS encoding acyl-CoA carboxylase epsilon subunit, with amino-acid sequence MSQDTDITEVSDHRQLTIDLPPAADPHIQILKGAPSDEEIAALAAVLAGAGGGHTEPGPQEFNPWGHPVGKLRYDVTSWQRVTLLERTHMRR
- a CDS encoding acyl-CoA carboxylase subunit beta: MTSVTDPSAPSGAHEIDIHTTAGKLADLRKRTEEAQHPVGEAAVEKVHAKGKLTARERILALLDEDSFVELDALAKHRSTNFGLQANRPPGDGVVTGYGTIDGREVCIFSQDATVFGGSLGEVYGEKIVKVQELAIKTGRPLIGINDGAGARIQEGVVSLGLYSRIFHNNIKASGVIPQISLIMGAAAGGHVYSPALTDFVIMVDKTSQMFITGPDVIKTVTGEEVTMEELGGGHTHMAKSGLAHYVASGEQDAFDYVRDLLSYLPPNNYADPPRYPSPAPAGPIEETLTEEDLELDTLIPDSPNQPYDMHEVITRILDDDEFLEIQEGYASNIIVGFGRIDGRPVGIVANQPTQFAGCLDINASEKAARFVRTCDCFNIPIVMLVDVPGFLPGTEQEYNGIIRRGAKLLYAYGEATVAKITVITRKAYGGAYCVMGSKDMGCDVNVAWPTAQIAVMGASGAVGFVYRQQLKEAAKEGKDVDALRLQLQQEYEDTLVNPYIAAERGYVDAVIPPSHTRGYIATALRLLERKITQTPPKKHGNIPL
- a CDS encoding sugar transferase gives rise to the protein MTAVNDDLDLTAKVVAEPGRVPLWQRGYARRLVAVDLAGVVLAVGAAQWLRFGSLPGETDTYPNFAYSVLSVVIAVGWMLALSINRARSPRVIGSGAEEYRRVWLATLAVFGTVAIVSMLFKLNIARGYLMIALPIGLTTLMLFRWIARQIVSSVREKYGRCITRLLVVGNPHAIRDLTKSLSRESKSEYLVVGACVPSGFAKSELDIPGVGSIPTFGDETNVVGAVTATQSHAVAVTATERLDGRGMRNLSWELEKLDIDLLVAPGVVDVAGPRLTMRPVAGLPLIHVEKPQYNGAKRFQKRLFDMVFASTVLLLGSPILIAVAIAVKLTSRGPVFYRSERIGLDGHPFEMIKFRTMVDGADKMLPKLAALNESEGGVLFKIREDPRVTPLGRLLRKYSIDELPQFINVLKRDMSVVGPRPPLATEVKTYDDHVKRRLLVRPGITGLWQVSGRSDLSWEDSVRLDLFYVENWSMISDLQIAFKTVKAMLRHSGAY
- a CDS encoding PH domain-containing protein; this encodes MGYPDNVLASDEQVVLHRHPHWKRLIGAVLVLLFTSAAAAFIAGYVTTLQWDATAKNVIYLVIGAIWLVLVGWLTVWPFLTWWTTHFVITDRRVMFRHGLLTRAGIDIPLARINSVEFRHGLLDRMVRTGTLIIESAAQDPLEFHDIPRVEHVHSLLYHEVFDTLGSEESPS
- a CDS encoding GtrA family protein, producing MSFADATIKRLPRPVRPYAERHHELIKFAIVGATTFVIDSAIFFTLKLTILEPKPVTAKIIAGIVAVIASYILNREWSFRDRGGRERHHEALLFFGFSGVGVLLSMLPLYFSSYVLGLRVPEVSLTIENIADFISAYILGNLLQMAFRFWAFRRWVFPEEFGRNPDKALESTLTSGGIAEAMEDAVESHAEPHAGEDDQTGTVTPLRRPARRRDELGQLGDSSDPRVSKTS
- a CDS encoding 5-(carboxyamino)imidazole ribonucleotide synthase, which produces MIGGGQLARMTHQAAIALGQSLRVLATGPQEPAAMVTPDVVIGSHTDIDALRRAAAGATVLTFDHEHVPTEALETLVAEGVNVAPPPEALVHAQDKLVMRRRLEAMGAPIPRYTAIDTVDDVVAFSAEVGGPVVIKTVRGGYDGRGVVLAADVDEARAVTARYLADGVPVLAEERVEMRRELAAVVARSPFGQGAAWPVVETVQRDGICVVVLAPAPELSDESSASAQQLALRLAAELGVVGVLAVELFETADGRLLVNELAMRPHNSGHWSMDGAVTSQFEQHVRAVLDYPLGDTALLAPATVMANVLGAPQTPAMTMDERVHHLFARMPDAKVHLYGKGERPGRKIGHVNITGDDFAVLRERAERAAHWLSHAEWTDGWDPHGADVRGDDREGLSR
- the purE gene encoding 5-(carboxyamino)imidazole ribonucleotide mutase; protein product: MGSDSDWSVMEAAAEALAEFEVAFEVGVVSAHRTPGRMLDYARTAADRGIEVIIAGAGGAAHLPGMVASATPLPVIGVPVPLARLDGLDSLLSIVQMPAGVPVATVSIGGARNAGLLAVRILATADPALRARMVRFQEDLERLVLQKDEALRDRLLGGD
- a CDS encoding acyl-CoA dehydrogenase — protein: MAGWSGNPSFDVFQLPEEHQELRAAIRALAEKEIAPYAADVDEQMRFPEEALQALNASGFNAVHVPEEYGGQGADSVAACIVIEEVARVDASASLIPAVNKLGTMGLILRGSEELKQKVLPDLVEGQLASYALSEREAGSDAASMRTRAKADGDDWILNGAKAWITNGGKSSWYTVMAVTDPDKGANGISAFMVHIDDEGFTVGPKERKLGIKGSPTTELYFENCRIPGDRIVGEPGTGFKTALATLDHTRPTIGAQAVGIAQGAVDAAIAYTKERKQFGTSISDFQGVQFMLADMAMKVEAARLMVYSAAARAERGEANLGFISAASKCFASDVAMEVTTDAVQLFGGAGYTADFPVERFMRDAKITQIYEGTNQIQRVVMSRALLR